From Microcystis aeruginosa NIES-2549, a single genomic window includes:
- a CDS encoding putative toxin-antitoxin system toxin component, PIN family: MSLEYYFVFDTNVLVSALLSKNGKARQALDKAQNIGKLLMSESTLLELITVFNRPKFDRYASSAKRRLFITAIERTAEIVVIREKIKVCRDEKDNQYLELAIDGQATCIVSGDSDLLVLNPFREIPILTIQEFLDHDFSR, translated from the coding sequence ATGAGCCTTGAATACTATTTCGTTTTCGATACAAATGTTTTAGTAAGTGCGCTTCTCTCTAAAAACGGTAAAGCTCGTCAGGCATTAGACAAAGCCCAAAATATCGGCAAGCTTTTAATGTCCGAATCTACTTTGTTAGAATTGATCACTGTTTTCAATCGTCCCAAATTCGATAGATATGCCTCCTCAGCAAAAAGGCGGCTATTTATAACGGCGATAGAAAGAACCGCGGAAATTGTCGTGATTCGAGAGAAAATCAAGGTTTGCAGAGATGAGAAAGATAATCAGTATTTAGAACTAGCGATCGATGGTCAAGCTACCTGTATTGTAAGCGGTGATTCTGATCTATTAGTTTTAAATCCATTTCGAGAAATCCCAATTTTAACGATTCAAGAATTTCTAGATCATGACTTTTCCCGTTAG
- a CDS encoding type II toxin-antitoxin system VapC family toxin has protein sequence MILCDTVPLFCSVDKSQPRHQAVKIFIENESSYLITTWSCFTESMYLCLKRGGWSMQAQLGKLLLKKMVRLASIEEKDYPRLLSLMEKYKDRPMDLADATLVVTAENLKIKLILTFDSDFFFYRINDSQAFEVIDLYN, from the coding sequence ATGATACTGTGCGATACTGTTCCTTTATTCTGTTCGGTAGATAAATCTCAACCACGACATCAAGCAGTTAAAATTTTTATCGAGAATGAGTCCTCTTATCTAATAACAACTTGGTCTTGTTTTACTGAATCCATGTATCTCTGCTTGAAACGTGGGGGATGGTCGATGCAAGCTCAACTCGGTAAATTGCTATTGAAGAAAATGGTACGGTTAGCCTCGATCGAAGAAAAAGATTATCCTCGATTACTGTCACTGATGGAAAAATATAAAGATCGCCCAATGGATTTAGCTGATGCGACTTTAGTAGTAACGGCTGAGAATTTAAAAATCAAACTAATTTTAACCTTCGATTCTGATTTTTTCTTTTATCGAATTAACGATTCCCAAGCATTTGAGGTGATCGATCTATACAATTGA
- a CDS encoding HEAT repeat domain-containing protein — MKLSTESLDLIIRTLAKRLFTDKNPSIRIKAAQSLAKLATEKAIPTLCQALEIEADLNVSFAIMDAIIVISNLQSFNPMSETPKYDLRGANIANFADTVQGDQKAVQHNYATPQNLAEAAQEIQQFISQLTQTYPTNTEIEKQTFVAQVDAKIKKNSQLRNILITGGIELIKILCPPLGIPI, encoded by the coding sequence ATGAAATTGAGTACAGAATCCCTCGATTTAATTATCAGAACTCTTGCCAAAAGACTATTCACAGACAAGAATCCAAGTATTCGGATTAAAGCCGCTCAATCCTTAGCTAAACTTGCCACCGAAAAAGCCATTCCCACTCTATGCCAAGCCCTAGAAATTGAAGCCGATCTTAATGTCAGTTTTGCCATTATGGATGCTATAATTGTCATCAGTAATCTTCAATCTTTTAATCCTATGTCAGAAACTCCTAAATATGACCTTCGTGGAGCAAATATTGCTAACTTTGCCGATACGGTGCAAGGAGATCAAAAAGCAGTTCAACATAATTACGCCACACCCCAAAATTTAGCCGAAGCCGCCCAAGAAATCCAACAATTTATCAGCCAACTCACCCAAACTTATCCCACTAATACCGAAATTGAAAAACAAACTTTTGTCGCACAAGTTGACGCAAAAATCAAGAAAAATTCTCAACTAAGAAACATTTTAATCACGGGAGGAATTGAATTAATTAAAATTCTCTGTCCTCCCCTCGGTATTCCCATTTAA
- a CDS encoding HEAT repeat domain-containing protein, translated as MITIGCCHESFSSFLFLYYVLTIPLFAIGENDLNVRLNLIRALGEIGNESAIPYLASCLSDTNPDIRIITAESLGKIGSEKAISYLIKSLQDKEVKVRVTATIALGEIGLEDVIPYLVNVCSDEDDSVRFSAVDALGKIGSRYAVN; from the coding sequence ATCATCACTATAGGGTGCTGCCATGAAAGCTTCTCCTCATTTCTTTTTCTCTATTATGTCCTAACTATCCCGCTCTTTGCTATAGGAGAAAATGATCTTAATGTTCGCCTAAATCTGATTCGAGCTTTAGGAGAAATTGGCAATGAATCCGCAATTCCTTATCTAGCTTCCTGCTTATCTGATACTAATCCCGATATTCGGATAATCACGGCGGAATCTCTCGGAAAAATTGGTAGTGAAAAAGCAATATCCTATCTCATTAAATCCCTACAAGACAAGGAAGTAAAAGTTCGTGTCACAGCCACAATTGCTTTAGGTGAAATTGGACTAGAAGATGTTATTCCTTATCTAGTAAATGTTTGTTCCGATGAAGATGATAGCGTTCGTTTCAGTGCTGTTGATGCCCTCGGTAAAATTGGCTCTCGTTATGCAGTAAACTGA
- a CDS encoding helix-turn-helix domain-containing protein has translation MAAPYSDDLRQKAVSAVERGEKKSHVCRTLNISRNTLDIWLKRKKQTGTVAAKTNYRRGPKPQIDDLEAFQKFAEQYGHLTQEKMAQKWANPVSRMRIGQALKRIGFTRKKKLMATEKERKKPEKSFSKKSEVMPRKDLSILMKLE, from the coding sequence ATGGCAGCACCCTATAGTGATGATTTAAGACAGAAAGCAGTGAGTGCCGTAGAGCGAGGGGAGAAAAAAAGCCATGTCTGTCGCACCCTCAATATTAGTCGTAATACATTAGACATCTGGCTGAAACGGAAGAAACAAACTGGGACGGTGGCCGCTAAAACTAACTATCGTCGAGGGCCCAAGCCCCAAATTGACGATTTAGAAGCCTTTCAAAAGTTTGCCGAACAATATGGGCATTTGACCCAAGAAAAAATGGCGCAAAAATGGGCTAACCCAGTCAGTAGGATGAGAATTGGTCAAGCCCTCAAAAGAATTGGATTTACTAGAAAAAAAAAACTTATGGCTACAGAGAAAGAGAGGAAGAAGCCCGAAAAGAGTTTCTCCAAAAAATCAGAGGTTATGCCCCGGAAAGATTTGTCTATATTGATGAAGCTGGAATAG
- a CDS encoding M15 family metallopeptidase, producing the protein MKPIDDIPEALRDNQYRKTTNPNGLIAIASGLLALVGTGLIAIAVLNRPPASVKKPVINPSPLIKATPSPIENILGHLPYQEAPETELAPITGDGAMRLRKAAAKAFIQMQSDARRSGVILMPISAFRSKATQEKLFFEVKKQRNQQTRKRAEVSAPPGYSEHHTGYAIDIGDGRAPATNLSSSFANTAAFRWLQNNAAQYSFELSFPENNPQGINYEPWHWRFVGDSHSLETFYKAQQLGKQK; encoded by the coding sequence GTGAAACCGATCGATGATATTCCCGAAGCTTTGCGGGACAACCAGTACAGAAAAACTACTAATCCTAATGGTCTAATAGCGATCGCAAGCGGTTTACTTGCTCTGGTGGGAACCGGCCTAATTGCCATAGCAGTCTTGAATCGTCCCCCTGCTTCCGTAAAAAAACCGGTTATTAACCCCTCCCCCCTGATTAAAGCCACTCCTAGCCCCATTGAGAACATTCTAGGTCATTTACCCTATCAAGAGGCCCCGGAGACGGAATTAGCCCCTATTACTGGGGATGGTGCTATGCGTTTAAGGAAGGCAGCAGCCAAGGCTTTTATCCAGATGCAGAGTGACGCGAGAAGGTCGGGGGTGATTTTAATGCCGATTTCCGCATTTCGATCGAAAGCAACCCAAGAAAAGCTCTTTTTTGAAGTTAAAAAACAACGCAATCAGCAAACCCGCAAACGAGCAGAAGTGAGCGCACCTCCGGGTTACAGCGAACATCATACCGGTTATGCGATCGATATTGGCGATGGTCGCGCTCCCGCAACGAATTTAAGTAGCAGTTTTGCTAATACTGCCGCTTTTCGTTGGTTGCAAAATAACGCTGCCCAGTATAGTTTCGAGTTATCTTTCCCCGAAAATAATCCCCAGGGTATTAATTATGAACCCTGGCACTGGCGTTTTGTCGGGGATAGTCACAGTTTAGAAACTTTTTATAAGGCCCAACAATTAGGAAAACAAAAATAA